The Burkholderia pyrrocinia genome includes a window with the following:
- a CDS encoding GNAT family N-acetyltransferase yields MRHPFTVRTARPADADELTRLARLSKAHWGYPNEWLDLWQSDLTISPGTIEASIGYVAESGKAIIGFWVRVSSDSDRPTPGWLFVHPDHMGRGVARALWVEIRREAAARGIRSFVIEADPNAVPFYLTLGAEKIGEKESSVVPGRFFPILRITI; encoded by the coding sequence ATGCGCCATCCATTTACCGTACGTACTGCCCGTCCCGCAGATGCGGACGAACTCACGAGATTGGCCCGTCTTTCAAAGGCTCATTGGGGCTATCCGAACGAATGGCTCGACTTGTGGCAAAGCGATCTCACGATTTCGCCCGGGACGATCGAAGCGTCGATCGGCTACGTCGCGGAATCCGGAAAGGCGATCATCGGGTTCTGGGTCAGGGTGTCATCGGATTCGGATCGACCGACGCCCGGATGGCTATTCGTCCATCCCGATCACATGGGCCGGGGTGTCGCGCGTGCGCTGTGGGTGGAGATCCGAAGGGAAGCCGCTGCGAGAGGGATCAGAAGCTTCGTGATCGAAGCGGATCCCAATGCTGTTCCGTTCTATCTGACGCTCGGGGCTGAAAAAATCGGTGAAAAGGAATCGAGCGTCGTCCCGGGGAGGTTCTTCCCGATCTTGCGGATCACGATCTGA
- a CDS encoding nuclear transport factor 2 family protein: MDAIRTVIEPYETALRAAMLANDVEALDALLDEDLVFTVPTGQVISKEDDLSAHRAKLLRLDRLDFDETHARAIGEMILTTTKATLAGRFDDAAFDGTFAYTRLWRRSGSGWRVVAGHASQVM; this comes from the coding sequence ATGGATGCAATCCGGACAGTCATCGAACCCTACGAAACTGCGCTTCGGGCTGCGATGCTGGCCAACGATGTCGAAGCGCTCGATGCGTTGCTGGACGAGGATCTGGTGTTCACCGTCCCGACCGGACAGGTCATCTCGAAGGAGGACGATCTGTCCGCGCATCGCGCGAAACTTCTGCGTCTCGACAGACTCGATTTCGATGAAACGCATGCGCGCGCGATCGGCGAGATGATCCTGACCACGACGAAGGCGACACTTGCCGGCCGTTTCGATGACGCGGCGTTCGACGGCACGTTTGCCTATACGCGCCTGTGGCGTCGATCGGGCAGCGGCTGGCGCGTCGTCGCCGGGCATGCGTCGCAGGTTATGTAG